AACCGGAAATTTTACATCTCGCCAAATCCGCTGTGGAGAGGAGCGGCATTAGCCGGATGGATACCCATGGTTCCATAAAAGGAGCTGCCACTTCTTCATGATGAGCGGATAAAGAATGTCACCAGGCTTATGAAGAAGTCGCGACGAGCCCAGTTAGGGAAAAGAGAGATGCGAATTCGATGAGCTGTTTCTCACGCTCACAGAGCGCATACCAATCGGCGAAAACATCTATCCATTTTCGCTCGAGTTTCAAAAAATCAGGCAGCCAACACGGCCCACCAATAGAATCACCCGAAAGACCACGCGGGGAATGGAGCCTGCCTTCGAAAACCTTGTTGTGTTTCTTTGCGCCTTGTCGATATGGGTCTGCGCTTCTTTGCGCGAATCTGCTACAGCAGCGACGCTCCCTTCAATGCCAGCACGCCGTTTTCGCCGTCCTCGATCATCGAGGCGCGCGCGTCGCGGAACATTTTCTCGATCACGTATTCCTTGCTCAATCCGTTCCCGCCGAAGATCGTGATCGCTTCGCTCGCGACGTGGAAGGCGGTCTCGGTGCACAATACTTTTCCCGCAATCGCATGCTGGAGCGAGCCCGGCGGGTTAAGCACGTTGTAGCGCGACAAGCGCCGCACGTAAGCGCGCGCGGCCTCGCACTTCACGAACATATCGAACAACTTCAGCTTGACGTTCTTGTGCTCGAAGATGGGGACTCCGCCCTGCACGCGCTCCTTGGCGTACTTGAGCGATTCATCGTAGGCCGCCTGCGCAAGTCCAGCAAACAACGCCGCCATCCCGCTGTTGGCGCCGGTGAGAATGCTCTGCCCCATGTAGGTCCCCATGTCCGGGTCCGCTACGAACATGAATTTCTTCGGCAGCCTCACTTCTTCAAAAAAGATTTCGCCCTGATTCAGCGCGCGCTGCCCGATCTTGTTCAGGGGCTTGCCCTTCGTTATCCCCGGCAGATCGAGCGGAACGATCGCGATGCCGGTGCCGCCCATCCCCCTCTTGGAATCCAATCCCAGATGCAGAACGGCATGCGTCGCAATCGTGCCATTGCTCACCCAGGCCGCCTTCTGGCCGTTCAAGATGTATTCGTCGCCCTTGAGAACCGCTTTCACCGATGGCCCGCATTTTGGGTCTTCCGAACCGGCAAGAATCCAGTCCGACCCGTGCTCGGGCTCGGTCAACGCCCAGCAGCCGATCATTTCCGCCTTCGAGTCCTCGCAGTAGTCACGCGCCAACTGCTGCAGTTCCGGCTCCTGCGACATTGCGGCGAACCGAAACGGGAAATTGCTGACGCCGAACGAGATCGCGAGCCCGGGATCGCCATAACCCATCTGCTCCGCGATCAGAACGCCGGTCAGCGGATCACGCTCCCCTTGCAGGCCGCCGAGTTCCTTCGGGATCGACGCCTTGTGCAGCTCCAACTCGCGCACCTTCCGGTAAACGTCCCACAGAACCGAATCCTCGGCGATCACGTCGGCCGGATCGGAAAGCTTGTCCAATTCGATTCCGGCCGGCCGCATGACTTCCATCGCGAACCGCCGCGACATCTCCTGGACCGCCCGCTGCTCCTCGTCAATCCTGTCGTCCAGTTCCAGATAGCCCATTTTCTCAACTCCTTTTTGAGGGTCTCAAGGGCTGCCCCTGTTCCACCATGATCATCCGTCGCGATCAAAAGGGACACGCCCGCCCCGCCGCCCTTGCTGGGTTTACAAGCTGGTCAGGTGCGCCTAATCATATATCGATTCGACCGAAAAAGACAAATCCTTCCACACAAAGAAATCAGCATCGCCAGATGCGGGCTCTTACTTAACTGATGTAAGGGCGGGTTTCAAACCCGCCCCTACGATCCGGGTTATCCGTTAACTGCCGTACGATTCGGATGAGACGCTGTCGTGTGCCGAGGACACATTTGTCCGCAGCTTGCGCCCCTGCAAATGAAATTCTCTCAATAGCTGAGCAAAAACTCCCTGACCAGCCGAACCGTCGCCGCCGGAGCATCCTCCCACAGAAAATGGCCGGCGTCAGGCAACACATGGAGTTCGGAATTCGCAATCTGCTGGTTGAAAAGGTGCGCTGCGGCTGCGGGAATGAATATGTCGTTCTCGCCCCAAATGATCAGCGCCGGACATTTGAGCGCTTGTAGTCTGCCCTCGTACGGCCTGATCTTGTCAAAATCGCCCGAGCGGTACAGCGCCAGCTTCGAGTATCTGCGTTCCTTCGTAGAAAATGTTTTCCAGTATTCAGCCACCGCCTCATCCGAGAGCGAGGCATTCGCCGCTCTCATAACCTCGCGAAAATCATCGAACGTAAGCGCATCCATCCATGCTTCGCCCTCACCATCGGTCCGCCATATCTTCGCGAGAGAATGCCACGCGTCATTACCTACGGGAAAGAAGCCGGTATCGCTTATTATCAGCCGCCGCAGATTTTTCTCGCGATGCGGATGATCGAACAGCCAGCGGAACCCGATGAGTCCGCCCCAGTCGTGCAGCGCGAGGCTGAATGGCCCCAACCCGAGCGCCGCGGCAAAATCCTCGACGAACTGCTCCAAATCCTCCCACGTGCCCGCGCGCGGGCCGAGTTCCGAATGGCCCTGCCCGGGCAAGTCGGGCGCAATCACTGTGCAAATATCTCTCAGACCTTCGCCAACATGACGCCACAGATAGGACGATGTGGGATTGCCGTGCAGGCACAAGAGCGCGTCTCCCGTTTTTTCTCCCCAGATTCGATACGAAACTCTCGCTCCGAGAATCTCGATCGACCGCATGTCAGATAGTGTCATCGCTCGCTCCTTCGCAACCTACTTTCTCATGATCGGGACCGCCAAATCCTTTAGCTGTACGCGTTCTTCGGCGTGTAATCGAGCGGAGCGCCCGGCGGAATGGGCGGCTCTTTCTGCACGCTCTCGTTGAACTGGATGAGCAGCAGCCCCATGTGGAAAGCCACCCACGAATGCAGGTGCGGATAGTTCAGCGGCTTGCGCTCCTTCGGGTCCACGATCAGATTCACCAGGTTCGGATTCGGTATCGGCATCGCCGGGTCGGTGTAGTAGCGCTGCTCCATCAATTTCACCTTGAAGTTCTGCCATTTCGCGCCGTACAGCGTGGGACCGTTCCAGAAGAGGAAGCCTTCGCGGTTCGAATTCTCCTGTTTGCCTTCGAAGAACGCGCGCTGGTCGATGCCGTCGATGATGCGGTCGGACGGTACCTGGCAGCCGGCCCAGTTGAGCAGCGTGGTGAACATATCGGTGATGTGAACGATCTCGTTGCTCTGACCGCCCGCGGGCACCTTCCCCGGATATCGGATCAGGCACGGCGTCCGTAATGAGCCCTCCATGCCGGTGAAATACGAGCCGTCGAAAAAGCCCGCCGTGCCGCGCCAGGGCTCAAGCTCTTCGGGGCCGTTGTCGCCGGAGAATACGATTATGGTGTCATCGGTGATCCCGAGCGCATCCAGGTAATCCAGCAGGTCGCCGAAATCGGAATCGAGTTCGAGCATCGAATCGGCATAATCGTCGTTGCCGGTCTTCCCCTCGAATTCACGCCGCGGGACCGTCGGCAGATGCATCATCGAATGATTGAAATAGAGGAAGAACGGCTTTTGGGCTTCGACGCTCTGCCTCAGGAACGCCTTCGCGCGGCTCATGTATTCGAGGTCGATATCCCGGCGCGCCTCGAGCGTCAGTTGCCGGACCGCCTCGATATCGCCGCCTTTCTTGCCTTCGAGAATATACGACATGGGGTCGCGCCTCGGGTCGTACCACGGGTCGTCCGGCCACAGGCACTCGTCGTAACTGCGCGGAATGCCGTACCACTCGTCGAATCCGTGATCGATCGGCCAGCGCCCCTTTTCGGCGCCGATGTGCCATTTGCCGTAACATGCGGTCGCATAGCCGGCCTCCGAGAGAATATCGCCCATCGTGCGCTCCCAAGCGACTATGCCGGTTCCCGTTCCCGCCAGCGCGACGGTATGCGTGCCGGAGCGGATCGAGTAGCGGCCGGTCATCAGAGCCGAGCGGGTGGGCGTGCATTGGGCCTCGGGCGCAAAATTGAGCAGCTTCAGGCCTTCGGAAGCAAATCGGTCGAGTCGGCGGGTCTCGGCGCCGCGAAGTATGCCGCCGCCGTAGCATCCGAGCTCGCCGAAGCCCAAATTATCACACAAGACGTAAACAATGTTGGGGCGCATTTGATCCATTCTCTCTCCTCTCCTCTATTCTCTCCCGTGGCACCGCTTGAATTTGAGGCCGCTCCCGCACGGACAGGGGTCGTTTCTGCCGGGCGCCGCAACTTTGATGTTTGCGCCCCCCTTTTCATATTGCAGAAGCTGAACGATCTCCGACGCCGGCCGGCGCCGGCGCAGAAGTTCCGCCATGATCTGCATCGGGCGATCAACATGCGCGAAGAACGATTTCAGGCCGGAGCAAAGATAATTCAACCCCGGCTCTCCGTTTGCTGTTTCAGAAAACCTGTTCTTTGGACATTCGCCGTGGCAGGCGAACAAAACATCGCACTCGCGGCATTGCTTCGGGAGCTTATCACGCTTACTTCGTCCAAATTCCCTCTGCTTTTCACAAACGGCGAGTTCAATGAGAGGCGTCTCCATGATGTTGCCGAGGTAGGACGCAGGTTCGACAAAATGATCGCATGAGTAAAGGTCGCCGCCATGTTCGAGCGCCATCGCAAACCCGCACTCCGGCGCCGTCGTGCACATCGCCGGCGGTGCTCCGACCCACGACGCCAGGGCCGCATCGAAATGGTTCACGAAAATTCTGCCCACGTCGCGCCTGACCCATTCATCGAAAATGGAACTCAGAAACCGGCCATATTGCTGAGGTTTCACCGATTCGGCGGTCACCGAATTTCCCGTTACGGCCGCAGAAGATCGAGACGAGTCAAGGCAGCCTTGCCCAGGGATTGAGCCGCCGCGGCGCATTTCCTCGCGCCGGTCGCGCTCGACAATCGGGATAAACTGGATGAACTGAATCCCGGCATTATCCCTCAAGAAGCGGTACACCTCGAGCGGGTGGTCCGCGTTTGCCGCGTTGACCGTGGTCAGGACGTTAACATCAACCTGATGCTGCTTCAGCAGCCCGAGAGCGCGCATCACTTTCTCGAATACCGATCGGCCGGCCTTATCCCTTCGGTAAGCGTCATGCATCTCCTTCGGACCGTCAAGGCTCAGGCCGACAAGAAACTTGTGCTCGCGCAGAAATTCACACCAGCGGTCGTCAAGCAAGATGCCGTTCGTCTGGATAGTGTTCTGGACGAATTGGCCCGGCTTCAGATATTTCCGCTCATATTCAATGGACTTATGGAAGAAATCGAGCCCCATCAGCGTTGGCTCGCCGCCTTGCCAGGCAACTGTCACCTGCGGGCTCTGATGCGCCTCGAGAACCTGCCGGATATATGCCTCGAGAACGTCTTCCGGCATCCGAAAACTGCTGCCGGCATACAAGTTCTGCTTCTGAAGATAAAAGCAGTAGGCGCATTGCAGATTACAGGCGGCGCCGCTTGGCTTCGCCATCACGTGAATGGCAGGAGGACGAGTCTGTGAGGTCATTGGATCTTCTTAACCTGTTTCCGGGAGAACACCCATGACTATATCATATTGAATACGCTTTCTGAAACCGAGCGAAGCATGACAGATTTTTTTGAATTCGCTGAAAATGGTATTGACAGGAGTTCGATTGGGTGCTATAATTTCGGCAAATGGCGATATAGCGAAATAAGGCATCTCCCCCGATGAAACAGGATGAACTCGTCAAAATCTTCAAGGCGCTCGGGAACGAGAACCGCCTGAAACTGCTCGAGGCAATCAGAAAATACCAGTCCCGGTACGCCTGCTGCCCGAAAGACTTCGAATCGATCGAGCTCAAACCCGGCTCGATTTGCTGCGTCGATGAAATTACCGGCCAATTCGATATGGCGCAGTCAACGATATCCCAGCACTTGAAAGAGCTGCACAATGCCGGTCTCCTCGAACGAAACAAGCGGGCCCAGTGGGTTTATTACACGATCAATCAGAAGAAGCTCGAGGAGCTGGCTGACTATTTGAATGCTCTTGTTGTTGATCTGGCTCGGAAGGCGTAAATTTTTTTCGCGAGATATTTCGTTACATTTCGATATTACGAAGTAGTGAGGCCTCGGTGCCTCGAAATCAGGATGCCACACAAAATAAAGGAGGATACTATGACAAGCGATGGATGCGGGTGCGCAGGAACGGTCGCAAATGTCCAACCCGAGAGTGGCGGAAAACAGAAGGCGGAAAAGGAGCGGCTGGTCGATCACAAGGTCACACTGCTGATCGCCGCCGGTGCGGCGATGGCGGCTAATTGCGAGCCGTGCCTCAATAAGATCGTGCCCGATCTGATCGAGGCGGGCGTCCATGAGGCTGATATTCGCAGGGCGGTGGAGATCGGGCAGTTCGTAAAGGATAAGCCCGCCGAACACATGAAGGAGGTGGCCGACATCCTGACCGGGACGCGCATGTTCAAACACGCAGCGGCCGATGAGGGTTGTCCAGCGGACAAAATGAAGACGGCAGGTTGAATGCGGCAGGTTGAATGCGCCAGGCTGGAACATCGGGCAAGCACCTTTGGGAGTCAAGCCCCATACAATTTTAAAGGCGCCATTTCGTAAATATGGTTTGTCCCTTTCGAATCACAATTCCGGGAGTCAATGACTATCTCCCAGAATTATTCCAGCTTGTCCCGCAACATACGTGTAGGGGCGGGTTTGAAACCCGCCCCTATCGGCGACCAGTTGAAGACATCCTCACTACGATTCGTCAGAATTGCAGTTCCAAGATTCTTGCCTCGAGGAGACGTGTCATGGTGTTACCTGCCGCGGGCAGTCTCTAATTTCAGTTGCTTATGACGTGGCGAAAGTCCGAAGACGAAGAAGTGATTAGATCTGCGGAGTGCGTGGATCAAAATCCTCGGCCCGAGTCTTTGCCATTGGGGATCTGAGACGACTGAAAGTCCCCCTGTATCTTTCCCCATGGTGAACAACCGAGATTAATTTCTTCAATACTTCTTATACCCCTCTTTGCATGCCGCGGGCGGCCTCTTAAAAACGCCTGAAAAGTTTTTTATCGCCCGAAGCCGTGACCGCCATGCCGCCGGAATCTGAAAAGGCGAGCGTCCTCCTTTGCCGCTTGCTTACCTGTCTCCCCTGCAGCAAGTCGAAGGCTAAGTTCAATAAGCTCAAATAGTTTTAAGGAAACATCAGCCGGATTTCAGCGGGTTTTAT
The nucleotide sequence above comes from Candidatus Abyssobacteria bacterium SURF_5. Encoded proteins:
- a CDS encoding arylsulfatase, encoding MDQMRPNIVYVLCDNLGFGELGCYGGGILRGAETRRLDRFASEGLKLLNFAPEAQCTPTRSALMTGRYSIRSGTHTVALAGTGTGIVAWERTMGDILSEAGYATACYGKWHIGAEKGRWPIDHGFDEWYGIPRSYDECLWPDDPWYDPRRDPMSYILEGKKGGDIEAVRQLTLEARRDIDLEYMSRAKAFLRQSVEAQKPFFLYFNHSMMHLPTVPRREFEGKTGNDDYADSMLELDSDFGDLLDYLDALGITDDTIIVFSGDNGPEELEPWRGTAGFFDGSYFTGMEGSLRTPCLIRYPGKVPAGGQSNEIVHITDMFTTLLNWAGCQVPSDRIIDGIDQRAFFEGKQENSNREGFLFWNGPTLYGAKWQNFKVKLMEQRYYTDPAMPIPNPNLVNLIVDPKERKPLNYPHLHSWVAFHMGLLLIQFNESVQKEPPIPPGAPLDYTPKNAYS
- a CDS encoding ArsR family transcriptional regulator produces the protein MKQDELVKIFKALGNENRLKLLEAIRKYQSRYACCPKDFESIELKPGSICCVDEITGQFDMAQSTISQHLKELHNAGLLERNKRAQWVYYTINQKKLEELADYLNALVVDLARKA
- a CDS encoding alpha/beta fold hydrolase, with translation MTLSDMRSIEILGARVSYRIWGEKTGDALLCLHGNPTSSYLWRHVGEGLRDICTVIAPDLPGQGHSELGPRAGTWEDLEQFVEDFAAALGLGPFSLALHDWGGLIGFRWLFDHPHREKNLRRLIISDTGFFPVGNDAWHSLAKIWRTDGEGEAWMDALTFDDFREVMRAANASLSDEAVAEYWKTFSTKERRYSKLALYRSGDFDKIRPYEGRLQALKCPALIIWGENDIFIPAAAAHLFNQQIANSELHVLPDAGHFLWEDAPAATVRLVREFLLSY
- a CDS encoding acyl-CoA dehydrogenase; this encodes MGYLELDDRIDEEQRAVQEMSRRFAMEVMRPAGIELDKLSDPADVIAEDSVLWDVYRKVRELELHKASIPKELGGLQGERDPLTGVLIAEQMGYGDPGLAISFGVSNFPFRFAAMSQEPELQQLARDYCEDSKAEMIGCWALTEPEHGSDWILAGSEDPKCGPSVKAVLKGDEYILNGQKAAWVSNGTIATHAVLHLGLDSKRGMGGTGIAIVPLDLPGITKGKPLNKIGQRALNQGEIFFEEVRLPKKFMFVADPDMGTYMGQSILTGANSGMAALFAGLAQAAYDESLKYAKERVQGGVPIFEHKNVKLKLFDMFVKCEAARAYVRRLSRYNVLNPPGSLQHAIAGKVLCTETAFHVASEAITIFGGNGLSKEYVIEKMFRDARASMIEDGENGVLALKGASLL
- a CDS encoding anaerobic sulfatase maturase — protein: MTSQTRPPAIHVMAKPSGAACNLQCAYCFYLQKQNLYAGSSFRMPEDVLEAYIRQVLEAHQSPQVTVAWQGGEPTLMGLDFFHKSIEYERKYLKPGQFVQNTIQTNGILLDDRWCEFLREHKFLVGLSLDGPKEMHDAYRRDKAGRSVFEKVMRALGLLKQHQVDVNVLTTVNAANADHPLEVYRFLRDNAGIQFIQFIPIVERDRREEMRRGGSIPGQGCLDSSRSSAAVTGNSVTAESVKPQQYGRFLSSIFDEWVRRDVGRIFVNHFDAALASWVGAPPAMCTTAPECGFAMALEHGGDLYSCDHFVEPASYLGNIMETPLIELAVCEKQREFGRSKRDKLPKQCRECDVLFACHGECPKNRFSETANGEPGLNYLCSGLKSFFAHVDRPMQIMAELLRRRRPASEIVQLLQYEKGGANIKVAAPGRNDPCPCGSGLKFKRCHGRE